The window CCTTTCCCTACAGAGTTATCAGATGAAATTGGGGAAAAGCTACGTAATATTGGTAATGAATATGGTTCGATAACTAAAAGGCCGAGAAGATGTGGGTGGATAGATTTAGTTGCACTTCGTTATGCTGTTATGATAAATGGAGTTACGCAGTTAATTATGATGAAAAGTGATGTTCTAGATACTTTTGATACCGTCAAAGCATGTATTGCTTATGAAGTAAACGGTCAAAAAATGGAAGATTTCCCGTTTGAAATTGGTAGTTCAGTAAAACCAATATATACGGAATTAGTCGGCTGGAAAACAAATATGACAAAAATAAAATCGGAAAATGAGTTCCCAAAAGCATTCAAGGATTATCTATTGTTTTTGGAAGAGAGTTTAGGAGTAAGTATTAAAATTGTTTCCCTAGGTCCGGACAGGGAACAAACGATAATTCGGGAATAGGTAATCGATTAATAAAACAATAAAAACAATGTATTATTTTATTTTAGTTATAATTGTGATGGTGGGTTGGCTTGCTTCAAGCAACTTGAAGAAGAAAGCAGAGAGGTATTCACAAATTCCTTTGGAGAATGGGATGACAGGTAAAAACGTTGCGGAGAAGATGTTGTATGACAATGGAATTTATGATGTGCGAGTGGTTATTTCAGATGGCATCCTTACTGATAATTATAATCCAAGTGATAAGACTATCAGTTTGAGTAAGGCTATTTATAAAGAGAATAATGTATTTGCGGCTGCTGTAGCAGCTCACGAAACGGGACATGCTATACAGCATGTGACTGCTTATGCTCCTCTTAGTATACGTTCGGCACTGGTGCCTGCAGTGAGTTTTTCCTCCAAATATGTACAATGGATTATACTTGCAGGTCTTTTGTTGATCGGGAATGGTCTAAAAATAGGAACGTCAATTCTGCTGACAGGTATAGGGTTGTTTGCAGTAATTACTCTTTTTAGTTTTATTACTCTGCCAGTAGAAATAAATGCAAGTGTGCGGGCTCTTGCTTGGCTTAATCGGTCTGGAATAACTACTTTACGAAGTCATCGTGCAGCAGAGGATGCATTAAAAGCAGCCGCATACACTTATGTAGTTTCAGCCTTAAGTTCGTTAACGACATTCTTTTACTATGTAATGATTTATATGAATAGAAGGGATTAAAACCTTGAGTTATAATTGTTTATATGATTAGTTTACAGGTTGTTAGTGTTTCTTTTGGTCAATTTCAGGCAGGAGCGTATACTTTAATATTAGCAGAAGAAAATGGTAATAGAAAAATTCCAGTAATTATTGGAACACCTGAAGCTCATTCTATTGTAAGTGTTTTGGAGGGGATGAAACCTCCACGTCCCATGACGCATGATCTCTTTGTTTCATTTTCAAAAATCTTGAATGTCAGATTAAGTCAAGTAAATAT of the Candidatus Azobacteroides pseudotrichonymphae genomovar. CFP2 genome contains:
- a CDS encoding zinc metallopeptidase, with product MYYFILVIIVMVGWLASSNLKKKAERYSQIPLENGMTGKNVAEKMLYDNGIYDVRVVISDGILTDNYNPSDKTISLSKAIYKENNVFAAAVAAHETGHAIQHVTAYAPLSIRSALVPAVSFSSKYVQWIILAGLLLIGNGLKIGTSILLTGIGLFAVITLFSFITLPVEINASVRALAWLNRSGITTLRSHRAAEDALKAAAYTYVVSALSSLTTFFYYVMIYMNRRD